ACCATCCGGCGGAGCGGGACTACTCGCCTTCGATCTACAAGGAAGACAGCCCGACGGGCAAGCTGTACATGGAGCTGGCGGATCGCGTGATCGCGAAAACCGCGGCAAATTCATAAACACTCAAAAAAGGCCGTACCGGGCATCCTTCGAGGATCGCGCCCGGGGCGGCCTTTTCTCATTTTCGTAAAATTACAACGACTCTTCCTCTTCCTTCTTCTTCTTCTCTTCCTCTTCTTTCTTCTTCTTCTCCTCTTCCTCGGCGGAAGCGGTCGCCTTCGCGCCCTTCTCGGCGTCGGACTTAGGTTTGGAGTGTTCCTCCAGCGCCCGCGTCATCAGCTTGAGCATGTCCTGTTGGAACAACGGCGTCTGGATCGATTCCTTCATGATCGTGATGATTTGCTGGCGGTACTCGGCGCTCTTCATCGTCTGAAGCATCAGCGCTTGGATTTGCGGATCCTTCATGATGTCAATCATCTGTTGCTGGTATTCCGGGTCCTTCATCAATTCCTTCTGAATTTTCTTGTTTTCCGTCGTGATCGCGCGGGCGAAGTCGCCGGCGAATTTCGGGTCGATCATCGTCTCCTTGAGCGCCGCGGCGTACGCAGGGTCGCTCATGACCTCTTTGACGGCGAGCTGCAGCTGCTGTCCTTGCCCGGTGTTTAAAATCTGCAGCTGTTGGAAATCCGCCGCTTCGACTTCCTTGGACGCTTCCTTAATCGCCTTCTGGCCGTCTTCCGTCTTGAGGATGTCGACGACCATCGTCTTGACTTCGTTATAATTCACTTGAGCGGACTGCTGCTGGTCTTGTCCGCAGGACGTCAACACGGCAAGCGCGGCGACGGCCGCCGCGCAGGTTACCCAACGTTTCATCGCGCTTCTGCCTCCCCGATTCGGTTTGTCATAGTATTTGATTCGGAAGGTCGCTTTATGAAGCGGAGCGGTTGGCTTTTTTTGACGCGTTTCTATACAATTAGGGCAGGCGCGAATCGCGTCGCAACAGGAAAATCGGAGGTTTCGGACTTATGAATTTGGGAAAATGGATTTCGCTGTTTCTCTCCACGCTCGGGATCGGAATCGGGGCCGCCCTCGTCGTCGGCGCGTTCGTCTTTATGATCAACCCGGAGGTGACCCCTTCGACGATGGGCGTCGAAGGCATCTTGTTTAACGTGATCCAAACCGTGACCGTCGGCGCGCTGTTGGGCGCTTTCAGCCATATGGGCTTCTTCGCGTACTTAACCGTGAACCTGTTCGCTCAGGGCATTTTCAAAAATAAGCTGTTATGGACGTACGTCCAAGTGTTCTTCATCGTCGTCGTGTCGGGGTATGCGGCGATGCTGCGCGTGCCGGAAGGGGAGAACATGCTGCCGTATTTCGTCCTGCCGGGGCTCGTCGTGATCGGGGGTTATTTCGTGGCGCGTCGGAAGGCGGCGGAGACGAATCGGAAGTCGTTCGTGCCGACGATGTTTTTCATGACGGCCGTGACGCTGCTCGAAGCGGTGCCCGCGCTGCAGCAGTTCAATGCGTACGGCACCGTCATGATGGTACTGCCGCTGTTCCTGTGCAACGCTTGGCAAATTCTTCGTTTGCATAAAATTCTGACGCCCGTCGCAACGGGAGAGCCGGCCGGACGCGCGTCGTAACGCTGCGACCGGCCGGCTCCGGGCCGTTCCTATTACGTTGTCGACGGAGCGGGAGCCGTCGAGGTCGGCGGGTTCTTCTGCTGCTCCTGCGCTTTATTCCCCTTCACGTCGGTACCGCTGATCAGCTCGGTGACCGTCGCGAACGAGTACCCTTTGGCGCGGAGCTCGTCGATGATCGCCGGCAGCGCTTCATGCGTCTGCTTGACGGAGTCGCTTGCGTGCATCAGCACGATGTCGCCGGGATGGGCGCGGGAGACGACGGTGCTGACGATGCGGTCGACCCCCGGATTCGTCCAGTCCTTGGAGTCGGTGTCCCACTGGATCGTCTTATAACCGAGCTCGTTCGCGATTTTCAGGACGCGCTTGTCGAAGTCTCCGTTCGGCAGTCTGAGCAGGGTAGGCGGCTTACCCGTCACCTGGGACAACACGGTGTGCGCCGTCCGGATTTGCTTGCGGATTTCCTCGTCCGTCATCTGGCTGTAATTGTCGTGCTTATGCCCGTGGCTGCCGATCTCGTAGCCGGCGTCTATGATCTTCTTGACGATGTCGGGATGCGCTTCGCTCCATGGGGCGGAGAGGAAGAATGTCGCTTTCTTCACCCCTTTTTGCTGCAGCACGTCGATGATGGGCTCCGCGCGCGTCTCGCCCCAGCTGATATCGAACGTCAGCGCAAGCACTTTCTGGTCCGTATCGACTTTATAGATGGCGGCAGGGCCCTCATCCGCTTTGAAGACGGTAATATTGCCCCGCTCCGCGTAGATGACGCCGACGGTAAAGACGGCGGCCAACATCATGATGAGGTAATGCTTGAGCTTCTTCCCGTTGAGCACATAAAATACATTCACTGATAGGTCCTCCTTTGGCCACTAGTGACACGTCCCCCGCGGACTGGCGCGAACGACTTGTTTTCTTTGGGTTTGTACATGTGTATGACGAGGGGAGACAAGTTATGCTACCCCCTTCGGACAAGAAAAGGAGAGACGCCCGATGAGTTTGCAAACCATGAAAGCTTTCGCGAAAGACTTAGCGGCGATCCGGTGGTATTTCGCGGTCAGCGTCGCGCTGTTCTTCGTCGGCGTCGCCTTCGGGGCCGGCAGCGAAGGGCTGAACGCGTATTTGGAAAGCCAGATCGAGCCGATGCGAGGCGTCGCCGAACGGTTGGACGCCACCGCGAATCCGCAAGTGTGGATGTTCTTATTCATCTTCATCAATAACTTCGTGAAATCGCTGTTCGTCGTCTTCTTGGGGGCGTTGTTCGGGCTGTTCCCGTTGTTCTTCCTGCTGACGAACGGCATGATTCTAGGTTACGTCGCCGCCGTAGCGGGGGATTCAGGGGCGAACGTCTTTTCCTTGATCGTCCGCGGCATCCTGCCTCACGGCTTGCTCGAGATTACCGCGATCTTGATCGCGGCCGCCTATGGCCTCAAGTACGGCGCGCTCGTCTTCGCGGAGCTGGTTCGCGCGTTCCGGGGCGGCGGTTCTTCCGCGTCGCTGAAGGCGTTCCACGGCACGTTCGGGCGGTTGATCGCATTCCTGTTTTTCGCGCTGCTGGTCGCCGCGTTCATTGAAAGCACGATCACGTATTTCTTGGTCCGTGGTTAAAAATGGCCGAAATGGTGAATAACAAAAACAGGACGAGACAAGCGTCCGGCTCGCACCATTACCCATTACCCAGAAGCATTTCCTTCGTTGCCGTAGTGAACATCTAAGAATTCGCAAGGAGGCCGTCCGCGGAACATGTTAGGAATATTGTTTAACGACCGGGAATGCCGGGAGCTCGATTACGTGTTGCGCAAAGAGTTGGACGAAATGCTGCTCGATCTGCGGGATACGCGCATCGACGGAGACATGAAGACGGCGATCGAAAACCGATATAAGGTCATCTTTCGCATGTATGCGCGATTAGCGTCGCCTAAGGATCTATC
This Paenibacillus antri DNA region includes the following protein-coding sequences:
- the pdaB gene encoding polysaccharide deacetylase family sporulation protein PdaB translates to MNVFYVLNGKKLKHYLIMMLAAVFTVGVIYAERGNITVFKADEGPAAIYKVDTDQKVLALTFDISWGETRAEPIIDVLQQKGVKKATFFLSAPWSEAHPDIVKKIIDAGYEIGSHGHKHDNYSQMTDEEIRKQIRTAHTVLSQVTGKPPTLLRLPNGDFDKRVLKIANELGYKTIQWDTDSKDWTNPGVDRIVSTVVSRAHPGDIVLMHASDSVKQTHEALPAIIDELRAKGYSFATVTELISGTDVKGNKAQEQQKNPPTSTAPAPSTT
- a CDS encoding stage II sporulation protein M — its product is MSLQTMKAFAKDLAAIRWYFAVSVALFFVGVAFGAGSEGLNAYLESQIEPMRGVAERLDATANPQVWMFLFIFINNFVKSLFVVFLGALFGLFPLFFLLTNGMILGYVAAVAGDSGANVFSLIVRGILPHGLLEITAILIAAAYGLKYGALVFAELVRAFRGGGSSASLKAFHGTFGRLIAFLFFALLVAAFIESTITYFLVRG
- a CDS encoding KinB-signaling pathway activation protein, translating into MNLGKWISLFLSTLGIGIGAALVVGAFVFMINPEVTPSTMGVEGILFNVIQTVTVGALLGAFSHMGFFAYLTVNLFAQGIFKNKLLWTYVQVFFIVVVSGYAAMLRVPEGENMLPYFVLPGLVVIGGYFVARRKAAETNRKSFVPTMFFMTAVTLLEAVPALQQFNAYGTVMMVLPLFLCNAWQILRLHKILTPVATGEPAGRAS
- the gerD gene encoding spore germination lipoprotein GerD, which encodes MKRWVTCAAAVAALAVLTSCGQDQQQSAQVNYNEVKTMVVDILKTEDGQKAIKEASKEVEAADFQQLQILNTGQGQQLQLAVKEVMSDPAYAAALKETMIDPKFAGDFARAITTENKKIQKELMKDPEYQQQMIDIMKDPQIQALMLQTMKSAEYRQQIITIMKESIQTPLFQQDMLKLMTRALEEHSKPKSDAEKGAKATASAEEEEKKKKEEEEKKKKEEEESL